The Spirosoma radiotolerans genome has a window encoding:
- a CDS encoding phytanoyl-CoA dioxygenase family protein, with translation MDATIDRETLLSELQAPYVVEPKAIASYREKGYVKLKDVLSPAVLDYYGTIITNLVFKLNTLIKPMEERTTYERAFLQIMNLWREDDQAKEFVFSRRLAKIATDLMGVKGVRIYHDQALYKEPSGGITPWHADQFYWPLASPNTVTVWIPLQQTPMDMGPLAFAEGSQHIEIGRDIEISDASEKTLADTLQQQNFPMHDAPFDLGEVSYHAGWTFHRAGPNISDRPRKVMTMIYMDMDQVIMQPRNKFQVADHAKWLNNVPVGSHPQDDLNPILFSY, from the coding sequence ATGGACGCTACAATTGATCGGGAAACACTGCTGAGTGAACTACAGGCCCCCTACGTGGTCGAACCGAAAGCGATTGCCTCCTATCGTGAGAAAGGCTACGTTAAGCTGAAAGATGTACTTAGCCCGGCCGTGCTTGACTATTATGGCACCATTATTACTAATCTGGTATTTAAGCTCAATACGCTTATCAAACCGATGGAAGAACGCACTACCTACGAGCGGGCTTTTCTTCAAATCATGAACTTGTGGCGCGAGGACGACCAGGCGAAGGAGTTTGTTTTCTCCAGACGGCTTGCCAAAATTGCCACCGATCTGATGGGCGTGAAGGGCGTTCGCATCTACCACGACCAGGCGTTGTACAAAGAGCCATCGGGCGGCATTACGCCCTGGCACGCCGACCAGTTTTACTGGCCGCTGGCATCGCCCAACACGGTTACGGTTTGGATTCCGCTCCAGCAAACACCTATGGACATGGGCCCGCTGGCTTTCGCCGAAGGAAGCCAGCACATTGAGATTGGACGCGATATTGAGATCAGCGACGCTAGCGAAAAAACTCTTGCCGATACACTCCAACAGCAGAATTTCCCAATGCACGATGCTCCGTTCGATCTGGGCGAAGTGAGCTATCATGCCGGCTGGACATTTCACCGGGCAGGGCCCAATATTTCCGACCGACCACGCAAGGTTATGACAATGATTTATATGGATATGGATCAGGTTATTATGCAGCCGCGCAACAAATTTCAGGTGGCTGACCACGCCAAGTGGCTTAATAATGTTCCCGTCGGCAGTCATCCACAAGATGATCTGAATCCTATACTATTCAGTTATTAA
- a CDS encoding protein-disulfide reductase DsbD family protein, translating to MKSISTLVVWLLLPLTTFAQIIKPVSWTYKSTKSSAKIGDVVEVRFTANIKDGYHIYSSDVNPKIDGPLPTVIKFTPNKTYELVGKIKPVSKVETKFEEVFEGDTYLMHGPAQFSQRIKILTDKPILEGNIDYQVCTDSDGQCIPGNDDFAITGLLVEGPTATPAVAVSSPTAASTVTQPTSETAISGTTPEAAVAATEATESLTSTSTTTANEPDVVVDETTKAVDGSLWSFMLAAFLSGLVALLTPCVFPIIPATVSFFTNQQGGQWKALLYGFFIIGIYVLIGTVVSRFNGPAFANFVSTHWLPNILFFAIFFIFGLSFLGLFEIVLPNSLINQADAKSEQGGIAGIFFMAFTLVLVSFSCTGPIVGSLLVASAGGEVIKPILGMAAFSSAFAIPFTLFAAFPQWLKSLPRSGGWLNSVKVVLGFLELALALKFLSIADQVYHWGLLDREVFLSLWIVIFALIGFYFLGKIRLPHDSETKFISVQKLLLAIATLSFVVYMIPGLWGAPLKALSGYLPPETSQDFNLTNQQVAAPSANSLTETPKYGDLFRLPRGLQGFFDYKQALAYAKKVNKPVFIDFTGHGCVNCREMEARVWSDPAVMTRLQNDFVILALYVDDKTELPEAEWYTSTYDQKVKKSIGAQNADLQITKFNNNAQPHYCLVNTDGKLLVPPKNYDRDVAHFVAFLDSGKAKF from the coding sequence ATGAAATCAATTAGTACGCTCGTTGTGTGGCTATTGCTACCCCTCACTACGTTTGCCCAAATCATTAAACCAGTCTCCTGGACTTATAAGTCAACCAAATCTTCGGCCAAAATTGGTGATGTTGTTGAGGTACGGTTTACCGCCAATATCAAAGACGGGTACCATATTTACTCTTCAGATGTCAACCCCAAAATTGATGGGCCTCTGCCAACAGTCATTAAGTTTACGCCGAATAAGACTTATGAATTAGTTGGAAAGATAAAACCAGTCAGCAAGGTAGAAACCAAGTTCGAAGAGGTGTTTGAAGGGGATACGTACCTGATGCACGGCCCTGCCCAGTTTTCTCAACGGATCAAAATTTTAACGGACAAGCCTATTCTTGAGGGTAATATCGACTATCAAGTCTGTACGGATAGCGATGGCCAGTGTATTCCGGGTAATGACGATTTCGCCATAACAGGTTTGCTCGTAGAGGGCCCAACAGCTACCCCAGCAGTGGCAGTTTCTTCACCCACTGCCGCGTCGACGGTTACGCAGCCAACATCTGAAACGGCCATTTCAGGCACGACGCCAGAAGCGGCTGTAGCAGCTACTGAAGCAACGGAGTCCCTAACCTCGACCAGTACGACCACGGCTAATGAGCCAGACGTCGTTGTCGATGAAACAACTAAAGCAGTCGATGGATCGCTGTGGAGTTTTATGCTGGCCGCTTTTCTATCAGGTTTGGTTGCGTTGCTCACGCCTTGTGTCTTCCCAATTATTCCTGCCACAGTTAGTTTCTTCACCAATCAGCAGGGTGGCCAATGGAAAGCTCTTTTGTATGGCTTTTTCATCATTGGTATCTATGTGCTCATTGGCACGGTGGTATCCCGGTTCAACGGCCCTGCATTTGCCAATTTCGTTAGTACGCACTGGCTTCCCAACATCCTGTTTTTTGCCATCTTCTTTATTTTTGGTCTGTCTTTTCTGGGTCTTTTTGAAATTGTTCTGCCCAATTCGCTCATTAACCAGGCCGACGCGAAGTCAGAACAGGGTGGTATTGCCGGGATTTTCTTTATGGCCTTCACCCTGGTGCTAGTGTCGTTCTCCTGCACAGGACCCATTGTTGGTAGCTTGCTGGTTGCATCGGCCGGAGGAGAAGTAATCAAGCCTATTTTAGGCATGGCAGCCTTCTCGTCGGCCTTCGCGATTCCATTCACGTTGTTTGCTGCTTTTCCGCAATGGTTAAAAAGCTTACCCCGCTCGGGAGGATGGCTTAATTCGGTAAAAGTCGTATTGGGCTTTCTGGAATTGGCGCTGGCGCTAAAATTCCTGAGTATTGCCGACCAGGTATATCATTGGGGCTTGCTTGACCGCGAAGTATTTTTGTCTCTCTGGATCGTCATTTTCGCCTTGATCGGCTTTTATTTCTTGGGGAAAATTCGGTTACCGCATGACAGCGAAACCAAATTTATCAGCGTCCAGAAGCTGCTGTTAGCCATTGCTACACTCTCGTTTGTGGTCTACATGATTCCTGGCCTTTGGGGCGCTCCATTGAAAGCCCTGTCTGGCTACCTCCCTCCCGAGACTTCGCAGGATTTTAACCTGACGAATCAGCAAGTTGCGGCTCCATCCGCGAATAGCCTAACCGAGACGCCAAAATATGGAGATCTGTTTCGCTTGCCACGTGGCTTACAAGGCTTTTTCGATTACAAACAAGCCTTGGCCTACGCCAAAAAAGTGAATAAACCTGTATTCATTGACTTCACGGGGCACGGTTGTGTGAACTGCCGCGAGATGGAAGCCCGTGTCTGGTCAGATCCGGCGGTGATGACCCGTTTACAGAACGACTTCGTTATTTTGGCTCTCTACGTAGACGACAAGACCGAATTGCCCGAAGCAGAATGGTACACGTCCACGTATGATCAAAAAGTCAAGAAGAGTATCGGCGCTCAAAACGCTGATCTGCAGATCACGAAATTTAATAACAATGCACAGCCGCATTACTGCCTGGTCAATACCGACGGAAAGTTGCTTGTGCCGCCCAAGAACTACGACCGGGATGTAGCGCACTTCGTTGCGTTTCTGGATTCAGGGAAGGCTAAGTTTTGA